TTTATACTTATCTTTGTTTCGCGTCATTTCAGATGCACGCTTAAAGCTGAGCGTATGAACCGTTAAACTTTCAGGCTGCATTTTTGCAGATTCCGCTAATGAATGCTCGAACTCTTCAATACCTTCATTCGGCAAGCCGATAATCAAATCCATATTGATATTATTCATACCGGAATTGCGTGATAGCCAAAACTTCTCTACTGTTTCTTCAACAGTATGATGGCGGCCAATTGCTTTTAATGTTTCTTGCGTATAGCTTTGCGGGTTAACGGAAATACGGTCAATGCCCCACTTTTTCAACACTTCGATTTTCTCAGGTGTAATTGTATCCGGACGCCCTGCTTCTACCGTAATTTCACGAATGGACTCGGGATTCGGGAAAGCATCGAACATCGTTTTATATAATGCATCCATTTCATGTGCCTCGATTGATGTCGGTGTACCCCCGCCCCAGTAAATCGAAGTAATGCGCATATTTTTCTCTGTCAGCCATTTCCCCATTTCACGCAGCTCAATGTGAAGGCCGTCGATAAATTTCTCTACGCGTCCTGCCTTACGATTTGATTGGATCGCATAGGCCGGGAATGTGCAATACGCACACATTGTCGGACAAAACGGAACCCCAATATAAATTGAAATTTCCTTTCCAAGCTCGTCCAGATCCGGGATCACCGTAAGTTGACGCTCGACAATCGCTTTCATTAATGCGATTTTCTGATCCGAAATTCGGTAATCTTCTTTTAGTACCGCTGCAATTTGCTCGTCATTCATACCGGCTTTACGATATTTATGATAAAGCTTTGTCGGACGGACTCCTGTTAAAATACCCCACTGCTGAGTCATACCGGAATATTGTTCAAGTACATCAAGCATGACATGTGAAAGTGCACGCTTCATTCGGATGTTTTGCTCTTTTTCCGTTCCTTCTGTCTCATACTTAATCGAATAGTCGCTCGTATATTCCTGCCCATCCACTTTTAGCTTGGCAAATGTGGAAATTGTAAAGTTTTCATCGATAGACTTGTTAAATTCAATCGACATATCCGAACCGTCCTGATCGATCTGAATAACGGAATCCTCGTAAAATAAATTGGCTATATGATTAAGAACACGTGTCCAGTCTTCTTTGAATTGCTCATTAATATGAATCGTTTTCATGTTATTCTCTACCTTCTTATTATAATAAATAAAAAATCTATCTCATTGTAACAAATATTAAGGTAGAAGAAAAAAAACATGTTTATTTCTTAGTTAAATTAGTCTGGATAATCGTCTATAAAACTCCCTAAAACAAAAAAAGAGCCCTTCTAAAATCAAATAGCCATTTTTCTTTAATAGAAAAATGGCTTTTTATTGTTTGCAAAATTGATTTCCATTCCGGGGACGCTTTCCGGGGGCACGGCGTGGGGCCAACAAGATGTTGGTCACAAAAGCGTTGCCACAGGACGTGGCGTTCTTAGCTTTTGTTCCTAGTCTCAGGCATCGTGCTATTCCCCCAGGAGTCGCCCCTCCATTCAAATCAATTTTATAAAGTATATGCTTCTTTATTAATTTTTCGAGTTAAAGAATTCTACTTCTATCCAAGTACCTGGATCTTATAGCCCGTCGTACATTGCCTGGATTGGCTGTGTGATAATACGGTTAATTTCTTGGATTACTGCACTTAATGCCATTTCCGCTTCCAGCATCGCAATAATTTTAGCGTTTTGCTGAGCTAACTGTGCTGTTTTTTGTAAAAATACATACTCTTCTTCTGTAATTTCTTCACCAGCATTTTGTTTGTCCTGCATCTTTAATTGAACATCACGGAAGTTTGTGAATAATACTTTCGCTTCCTCGTCTGCACGTACAGTTTCCACTGCGTTCTTTAAATTTTGAAACTCATCAGTCTTGCGGAATGTTGCTTCAAGTTTATTAATATCTTCATAAATATTAATCATGTAATATTCCTACTTTCTCTTTTTAGTTCGTCAAAAAGACGATTAACGCTTGAATGATCCCGACAAGACCACCAATAATGCCGCCCAGCCATGTGATTAATTTCAGCTCTTTACTAATAATACCTAGTACAAGCTCTTCTAATTTGGCGATAGGGAAAGAATCTACCTGCTCTCGAACGACTTCCGCTAAATTCAATCGCTTCAGTACGTCTTCGATTTTTCCTTCTGCTGCGATAAATGTTTTATCCATCATTTTAGGTAGCAGATCATTTGTAGCCCAGTCTTTTCCTTGTGGCCAATAGTCATTAACCGTTTTATCCAGGCGTGCCTCCAATGCCAGTGCATTTTTTGCATAGCTTTGGATACTCGTTTCAATCGTATCAAAGTTTACATCATTCATAAAGTCCATTGCCGGTCGATTTTTAATTTTTTCCCACTCTGTTGTAAAAATCCGATGTAAAAGTGCAGCTGTTCCTGGAGCTTTTAAAAACTTTATAAGCTCACGCTGTACTTTATCAACGAGTGATGTCGAGTCTCCTAAAAACATTTGGATCATTCCGCCAAATGAACCTTTTGTCGATAAGAAGTCATCAAGCATGTTTTTGATTGTCATCGTACCTTCTGGCGACATAAAATAATCTTCGCCTTTTTGCAGTATCTGTACGACAGCCTCATCGATTTTCTGGTCCAACACAGGCTCCAAATCATTCGGTAATAATTCACGAATGGCTTTTGTAGATAACGTATTTTTTACTTTATGGAATTGTACATGAATAAGTTCATCCACTTTCCCTTCCACTGTTTGCGGTAATTGTGTGAAACCCGCCAAACGAATCCAGTCATTGATCGTTTTTTCGTTAGTAAATATTTCTTGCGTCACTTTATTTTGTGCAAAGGTTAATACACTTTCGCGTATTTCCTTTGATAAGAACTTCTTCTTAATTGTTTCGGGTGTCAGTAAATATTCCGAAACGGTTTTTCCTAACTGAATCGCCAAATCCTCACGGCGTTTCGGAATTAGACCCGGTGTTAACGGCAGCTTCCATTTTTTAAAATAGATTGGCTTATAAGGTCTAAAAAGCATTTTGATTGCCATATAGTTTGTCGCTGCACCAACGACAGCGCCTACAACACCAAGCAGGAATAATAGCGAAATAAATTCTCCCATTTTGCTCACTCTTTCTTCATCATGTGTATGTTCTATTATTAATTTCAAAAAAGAAAAATTGCAACAATGTACTACTTTCTTGTACGATAAAAATGGGAGGGAAGTTTCATGATTCAACATTTTAGCTATAAGCCATTGTTTGAAAACAGTCAAATTCCGGGGTGGTCCATCCGCTTTTTCTATGAGCAGAAACGTTATGTAGCAGAATATTATAAAGATGGAAGCATCAAATTCTTTGGGGAAAGTCCAGCTGAAGAACAGAAAGAACAGCTTGAGAAAATGATTCACGAGTTAATGCTCTTTCACGTTTACGAATAAAAAGAAATGGGAGCAGTCGAATTTTCGATGCTCCCATTTTTATGCGCGTTTCGAGTTAATCATAATTTAGTAGCTGGCTGCAGAAAATTTTAGTTGCTGGCATTTGCTAATTTTTCTGCCTACTAAATTATCATTATCTACCATTTCACAGTAGCATAAATCTATTGAAATTTCAATTTTCTATCAATTTATCCACATCTGGTAAATCATTCATTTTTCTGATTATAGACACCGAATCCTACTCAAAATTTTTTCCTCAATTTTCAAATTCATAAATTGTTTTTTTAACGTAAATATTTTATGATTGTAGTATTAATTTTTTTTTAGGAGGTGTACTCTTTATTTGCCACGCTCATTTGCGCCGCAAATAGAGAATATAGTTGGACGTAGACATAGGAATCGAACTAACCATTAGGTTGATAGCATTTGCTATCTTAATTGCCGCTACGGCATTTTTTGTTGCAACTGAGTTTGCAATAGTTAAAGTAAGAACGACAAAAATTGATCAGCTCGTTGCAGAAGGAAATAAATCTGCTATGCGGGCAAAAAAGGTAATTTCAAACCTCGATGAGTATTTATCTGCTTGTCAGCTCGGAATTACGATTACGGCATTAGGACTCGGATGGCTTGGAGAACCGACTTTCGAAATAATTCTTCATCCAGTATTTGAGTTCTTTAACTTAAGTGGTAATCTCACAACTGTTCTTTCATTTATTGTTGCCTTCTCACTCGTAACATTTATTCATGTTGTCGTAGGGGAATTAGCTCCAAAAACTCTCGCTATTCAAAAAGCAGAAGCCGTAACATTAAAGCTTTCCGGATTTTTAATTCTGTTCCATAACATCATGTATCCTTTCATCCGTGCTTTAAACGGATCGGCGCGTGCATTATCTGGAGCATTTGGCTTGAAAATGGTTTCTGAAACTGAAGAAGCGCACTCTGAAGAAGAGCTTCGCATGATTTTATCAGACAGCTTTAAGGGCGGGGAAATTAACCACTCTGAATACGAATATGTTAATAGTATTTTTGAGTTTTCTGATCGAATAGCGAAGGAGATAATGGTACCTCGTACTGAAATTATCAGTATTGAAAGAGGTCAAACGATTCGCGAAGTATTTGAAGTAATGGGCATTGAACAATATACACGATACCCTGTTACAGATGGAGACAAAGACCATGTCATTGGTCTTGTTAACATGAAGCATTTATTAACAGCTTATATTAAAGATGCTGCAAATGGCGATAAGCTCGTTGATGATTATATGCAACCGGTAATCCGAGTAATTGAAACAATTCCTATTAGTGATTTATTATTAAAAATTCAAAACGAACGTATTCATATGGCTATTTTAATGGATGAATACGGTGGTACTTCCGGTTTAGTTACAATTGAAGATATTATCGAGGAAATTATCGGTGATATTCAAGATGAATTCGATGAAGATGAAATTCCGGAAATTCAGGAAATCGCAAAAGACCACTACATCTTTGACGCTAAAATGTTATTGCAGGAAATGAATGATATTTTAGGTACAACGTTTGAAGATGAAGATATCGATACAATCGGTGGTTGGTTCATGACACAACGCTTTGATGTTCAGGAAGGCGATATCATTGAGTCGGAAGGATATCAGTTCAAAGTTACGGAACTGGACGGTCACCACATTTTGTATATTGAAGTAACAAAACTTCCGCCGTCTGAAACGACAGACGAGGAAATTCTATAATCAAAAAAACCCTCACTTTTTGGCACTGACTGCCTTTTTTGAGACAGTAAGAAAACACCTTCTAAACAGCCAGTTGACGGTATTGCACCGGCGACTGGTTGTTTAGTTTCGTTTGAATACGGATATTGTTATAATAGTTTATATACTCTTCGACGATTCGAATCACACATGCATTCGTTGTGCTGTGGATTCCGTCGAGATAGAACGTTTCGGACTTTAGCGAGGAGTGAAACGTTTCGATTGGGGAATTATCAGCTGGCGTGCCTTTACGGGACATGCTCATGGTAATTCCTTTTTCTTTTACTTGTTTTTGATATTCGTAAGATGTATAGACCGACCCTTGATCGCTATGAAGAATTGCCTCACTTGAGATTCCTTCTACTTGACTCAATGTGTCCACTACGAATTGTGTATCCTGTGTCGTTCCAATTGTGTACGCAATAATTTCGCCGTTGTATAAGTCCATAATACTTGAAAGATATAACATCGATTGACCAAAAGGCAAGTAAGTAATATCGGTTACGAGCTTTTGAAGTGGCTCAGTAGCGTGGAAATCACGCTCTAAATGATTCGGTGCTATACTTGTTGGTTGCCCCGTACGCTTACGTTTCTTCACTTTAACACGACACGACCAATTATATTTTTGCATGATTTTTTGAACCGTTTTCTCGGCTAAATCCGGAAAGAAACTTGCGATTTTACGATAACCATACCGATATTTATGTGCTGCACATTTTTCACCAACATCTTGATCTCGTTTTTCTTTTGTCGTTTGCGCACCTTTTTGTTTTCTCCAACGATAATACGTGGCCCTTGCCACACCCATTAATTCACAGATTCTTTGTATAGAAATTTGGCCTCTAAGTGCCTCTACTACTTCTACAAATGCTTGTCCAACCACTTCCTTTCCAATTCCTTGTACTTTTTTAGCACTTCCACTTGCTGTTTTAAATAACGATTTTCAGCCTGTAAACGGGATTCCTCTGAATCAAACTCAGGCCCTTTTCCGAAAGAATATTGTTTCCCCACCGGCTGATGAAGTCGATATATTTCGCCAGTTTTATACCATTTCATCCATGTTTTTAATTGACTAACATTTTTAATATTCAATTCATCCATTATTTGCTTTGCAGGAATTCCTGACAGCTTCATTTCGATTGCTTTCATTTTCACTTCTGCTGGATAGCTTACTCTTGTACCCATAGAAAAAACACCTCCACGTTGATTTACTAGGTTTAATACCCGTTTTTCAACGAAAGGTGTTTTTATTTGTCTCATTAATTTAGGTCAGTGCCTTTTTCCTGCCGGAGAAAAAGTGAGGTTTTTTATTTATCGGTCTTATTTAGCTTTCATTCGTTTCAGTCAAATTATGTTTTACTGCATATAATGCCGCCTGAGTACGGTCCTGTACATGGAGCTTTGCAAAAATATTCGATATATGGGTTTTAACTGTTTTTTCAGTCACATATAACGAAGAAGCGATCTCCCTGTTGCTTTTCCCCTTTGTCAGTTCTGCCAATACGTCCTGTTCCCGCGGTGTCAGCGGATTTAAAATATGGGGCTTGTTCTCATCTTCACGCAGCCCTTCTTCTAATTGCGTAGTCGCTTCCGGATGGATCGTATTTTCGCCTCGCATAATTTGACGAATCGATTCCACCAAATCATCCGGTTCGATATCTTTTAGCTGGTATCCTGATGCCCCTGCATCCATTGCCGGCAGCACATGGTCTTTATCCGAAAAGCTTGTCAGCATCAGCACTTTAATATGCGGCCACTTGTTTTTTATTTTCTTTGTTGCCTGAATGCCGTCCATTTCAGGCATGACGAGGTCCATTAAAACAATATCAGGAGAAAGTTGTTCAACAAGTTCTACTGCTTCAAATCCGTTTTTCGCTTCTCCTACAACTTCGATATCCTTTTGAGTTTTTAAAAAGAATAATAACCCTCGTCTTACTACATGATGGTCATCTGCTATTAGTACCCGTATCATAAAATCCCCCCTAGTATGGTAAACGGACAAGTAATTCTGTTCCTTTTCCAATTTCACTTACCCAATCCGCGGTTCCTCCAACTGCATGTGCCCGGTCAATAATTGATTGCATGCCGATCGATGGTATACGGCGATGTGCCTCTACATTAAAGCCATGACCTGCATCGTTTACAACGAGTAATACATCGGTAGCGGTCACGTTTATATATATTTCTACAGTCTTTACACCTGCATGTTTACGTACATTATTCAATGCTTCCTGAGTAATTCGGAAAAGCGTTTCCTCTACTCGTGAAGGAAATTGAATGACACCCGAAACATTGACCGTTAATTTCAGGCTTAGCATTTCTGCATACACTTTGATCGCTTCAATGAGTCCGCTTTCCAACCCTTTCGGACGAAGCTGCCAAATGAGTGCACGCATTTCCGTCAAAGCCTCCTGGGTAAGCTGCTGAATATCTTTAAATGTTTCCTTAATATCCTGCTCGTTGCTCATCTCTACTCCAGCACGGGCTGTCAGTGTTACCGAAAAAAGAAGCTGGTTGACAGAATCATGTAAATCGCGTGCTAAACGGTTACGTTCCTGAACAAGCGCAATTTCCTGCTGTTCATTTGTTAAATAAATTCGTTTAATCGCAGAACCCATCTGAAAGGCTACCGATTCAAGTAAATCCAACTCCTCATCCGAAAAGCGTACTGTATTTCTTGAAGCGACATTCAGCAACCCGAAACGTTCCTGTCCTGATTGCAACGGTACCGTCGCATGGTGGGTGATTTCGTTATGGTCGCCTACATTTGCTGCGATGGCACTTTCTATGCGCTGGCATTCAATAATATTCGAAGCTTTTTTTAATTCTTCATTGCGGAAACGGGACACACACCAGCATCCGCCCTTCTTTAAATAGTGGCAATCGTTATGACTAAGCGCATTCGGTAAATCCTGCTTCACGACAAGCTCGGATTTCCCTTTTTTATCGATAAAGAAAATCCAGCCTGTTTCGAATTTCGTACCGCTTAAAAATTTCGACAGCGCCCCATTCAACATAGGAATCATTTCTGTTTCCTCGTTTAACAGCTCAGCAATTTCTTTTAATATGGCAATATTAGATTGGTCTTTTGTCATACTGGCTCTTCCTTTGCAACTTCACTTTTCTCTATCATACCATTTCAATTAAATAGAACGCACCGCTATCCCTCTCATACTTTTGAATGAAAAAAATCCTGCTATTTTTTACAATAGCAGAATTTTCCTGTAAGTTATTTTAAATATTCCACGCGGTACACATCATGGCGTCTGTCTTTTAGATGCTTAACTGTACCGTCTTGACGTTGTCGTCGCAATATTTCCAGATCGACATCCCCGATCAATACCATTTCCAGGTTCGGACTCGTCTCTCCTACAATTCCATCCCGCGCAAATTCAAAATCGCTTGGTGCGAAAATGGCCGATTGCGCATATTGAATATCCATGTTTTCCGTTTCAGGCAAGTTGCCGACCGTTCCGGAAATAACCGTGTAAATCTGGTTTTCAATCGCACGTGACTGTGCACAATAGCGCACGCGTAAATAGCCTTGACGGTCTTCTGTACAAAACGGTGTGAAAATAATATTCGCACCCATATCTGTCGCAATGCGTGCAAGTTCCGGAAACTCGATGTCATAGCAAATCTGAATGGCAATCTTGCCGCAGTCCGTATCAAATACGCGGACTTTATCTCCGTTACTGATCCCCCACCATTTACGCTCATTTGGTGTAATGTGAATTTTATATTGTTTTTCAATCGTCCCGTCACGTCTGAATAAATAGGCGATATTGTAAATTTCTTCGTCCTCTTCCTCAACAAAATGCGAACCGCCGATAATATTGACATTGTAGCGGACCGCCAGACTTGTAAATAGTTCGATATATTCAGGTGTATATTTCGTTAATTTACGAACAGCCTGTGACGGCGATTTTTCATTTAAGAAACTCATCAGCTGCGTCGTGAAAATCTCCGGGAAGACAACGAAATCCGAGCCTGCATCAGAACCGACATCCACAAAGTATTCACACTGCTTCGCAAAGTCTTCAAAGGAATCGATTGCGCGCATCATATATTGCACAACACAAATACGCACTGGATAACTCGTCTTGAAATGACGCTTTGTCAGTGGTCGGTAATCCACGTTGTTCCATTCCATTAATGTCGCATACTTGCCTGAAGCTCTATCGTCCGGTAAATAGTTTGGATTGATACGCATTAAAATAAAGCCGTTCATCATTTGGAATGTCAGCACCGGGTCATATATTTTATGGCGACTTACCGCATCCACATAATCACGTGGACTCATCTCTTCCGAATGAACATGGTAGTTTGGAATTCGGCCGCCAATAATGATAGATTTCAAATTAAGTGTTCGCGCCAGATCTTTCCGCGCCTCATACAGCCTTTGACCGACT
Above is a window of Solibacillus isronensis DNA encoding:
- a CDS encoding IS3 family transposase (programmed frameshift) — translated: MGTRVSYPAEVKMKAIEMKLSGIPAKQIMDELNIKNVSQLKTWMKWYKTGEIYRLHQPVGKQYSFGKGPEFDSEESRLQAENRYLKQQVEVPKKVQGIGKEVVGQAFVEVVEALRGQISIQRICELMGVARATYYRWRKQKGAQTTKEKRDQDVGEKCAAHKYRYGYRKIASFFPDLAEKTVQKIMQKYNWSCRVKVKKRKRTGQPTSIAPNHLERDFHATEPLQKLVTDITYLPFGQSMLYLSSIMDLYNGEIIAYTIGTTQDTQFVVDTLSQVEGISSEAILHSDQGSVYTSYEYQKQVKEKGITMSMSRKGTPADNSPIETFHSSLKSETFYLDGIHSTTNACVIRIVEEYINYYNNIRIQTKLNNQSPVQYRQLAV
- a CDS encoding bifunctional GNAT family N-acetyltransferase/carbon-nitrogen hydrolase family protein translates to MTDSLDMSQFEKPMIIRNMTTEDIDSILEIQRICFPGMEPWERAHLYSHLTIFPEGQMVAELDGKVIGSCSSLRINFDEYDDRHTWNDITDNGFITNHNPDGYNLYGIEVMVHPEYRRMKVGQRLYEARKDLARTLNLKSIIIGGRIPNYHVHSEEMSPRDYVDAVSRHKIYDPVLTFQMMNGFILMRINPNYLPDDRASGKYATLMEWNNVDYRPLTKRHFKTSYPVRICVVQYMMRAIDSFEDFAKQCEYFVDVGSDAGSDFVVFPEIFTTQLMSFLNEKSPSQAVRKLTKYTPEYIELFTSLAVRYNVNIIGGSHFVEEEDEEIYNIAYLFRRDGTIEKQYKIHITPNERKWWGISNGDKVRVFDTDCGKIAIQICYDIEFPELARIATDMGANIIFTPFCTEDRQGYLRVRYCAQSRAIENQIYTVISGTVGNLPETENMDIQYAQSAIFAPSDFEFARDGIVGETSPNLEMVLIGDVDLEILRRQRQDGTVKHLKDRRHDVYRVEYLK
- a CDS encoding GAF domain-containing sensor histidine kinase is translated as MTKDQSNIAILKEIAELLNEETEMIPMLNGALSKFLSGTKFETGWIFFIDKKGKSELVVKQDLPNALSHNDCHYLKKGGCWCVSRFRNEELKKASNIIECQRIESAIAANVGDHNEITHHATVPLQSGQERFGLLNVASRNTVRFSDEELDLLESVAFQMGSAIKRIYLTNEQQEIALVQERNRLARDLHDSVNQLLFSVTLTARAGVEMSNEQDIKETFKDIQQLTQEALTEMRALIWQLRPKGLESGLIEAIKVYAEMLSLKLTVNVSGVIQFPSRVEETLFRITQEALNNVRKHAGVKTVEIYINVTATDVLLVVNDAGHGFNVEAHRRIPSIGMQSIIDRAHAVGGTADWVSEIGKGTELLVRLPY
- a CDS encoding YlbF family regulator, with the protein product MINIYEDINKLEATFRKTDEFQNLKNAVETVRADEEAKVLFTNFRDVQLKMQDKQNAGEEITEEEYVFLQKTAQLAQQNAKIIAMLEAEMALSAVIQEINRIITQPIQAMYDGL
- a CDS encoding coproporphyrinogen III oxidase — protein: MKTIHINEQFKEDWTRVLNHIANLFYEDSVIQIDQDGSDMSIEFNKSIDENFTISTFAKLKVDGQEYTSDYSIKYETEGTEKEQNIRMKRALSHVMLDVLEQYSGMTQQWGILTGVRPTKLYHKYRKAGMNDEQIAAVLKEDYRISDQKIALMKAIVERQLTVIPDLDELGKEISIYIGVPFCPTMCAYCTFPAYAIQSNRKAGRVEKFIDGLHIELREMGKWLTEKNMRITSIYWGGGTPTSIEAHEMDALYKTMFDAFPNPESIREITVEAGRPDTITPEKIEVLKKWGIDRISVNPQSYTQETLKAIGRHHTVEETVEKFWLSRNSGMNNINMDLIIGLPNEGIEEFEHSLAESAKMQPESLTVHTLSFKRASEMTRNKDKYKVADRDTVGKMMQMATEWTAENGYVPYYLYRQKNILGNLENVGYCKPEEESIYNIVIMEEVQTILGIGCGASSKFVHPTTGKITQFHNPKDPAAYILTFEESIAKKIAILDELYS
- a CDS encoding hemolysin family protein, which encodes MIAFAILIAATAFFVATEFAIVKVRTTKIDQLVAEGNKSAMRAKKVISNLDEYLSACQLGITITALGLGWLGEPTFEIILHPVFEFFNLSGNLTTVLSFIVAFSLVTFIHVVVGELAPKTLAIQKAEAVTLKLSGFLILFHNIMYPFIRALNGSARALSGAFGLKMVSETEEAHSEEELRMILSDSFKGGEINHSEYEYVNSIFEFSDRIAKEIMVPRTEIISIERGQTIREVFEVMGIEQYTRYPVTDGDKDHVIGLVNMKHLLTAYIKDAANGDKLVDDYMQPVIRVIETIPISDLLLKIQNERIHMAILMDEYGGTSGLVTIEDIIEEIIGDIQDEFDEDEIPEIQEIAKDHYIFDAKMLLQEMNDILGTTFEDEDIDTIGGWFMTQRFDVQEGDIIESEGYQFKVTELDGHHILYIEVTKLPPSETTDEEIL
- a CDS encoding DUF445 family protein; its protein translation is MGEFISLLFLLGVVGAVVGAATNYMAIKMLFRPYKPIYFKKWKLPLTPGLIPKRREDLAIQLGKTVSEYLLTPETIKKKFLSKEIRESVLTFAQNKVTQEIFTNEKTINDWIRLAGFTQLPQTVEGKVDELIHVQFHKVKNTLSTKAIRELLPNDLEPVLDQKIDEAVVQILQKGEDYFMSPEGTMTIKNMLDDFLSTKGSFGGMIQMFLGDSTSLVDKVQRELIKFLKAPGTAALLHRIFTTEWEKIKNRPAMDFMNDVNFDTIETSIQSYAKNALALEARLDKTVNDYWPQGKDWATNDLLPKMMDKTFIAAEGKIEDVLKRLNLAEVVREQVDSFPIAKLEELVLGIISKELKLITWLGGIIGGLVGIIQALIVFLTN
- a CDS encoding YheE family protein is translated as MIQHFSYKPLFENSQIPGWSIRFFYEQKRYVAEYYKDGSIKFFGESPAEEQKEQLEKMIHELMLFHVYE
- a CDS encoding response regulator transcription factor — encoded protein: MIRVLIADDHHVVRRGLLFFLKTQKDIEVVGEAKNGFEAVELVEQLSPDIVLMDLVMPEMDGIQATKKIKNKWPHIKVLMLTSFSDKDHVLPAMDAGASGYQLKDIEPDDLVESIRQIMRGENTIHPEATTQLEEGLREDENKPHILNPLTPREQDVLAELTKGKSNREIASSLYVTEKTVKTHISNIFAKLHVQDRTQAALYAVKHNLTETNES